One window of Calonectris borealis chromosome 28, bCalBor7.hap1.2, whole genome shotgun sequence genomic DNA carries:
- the TBXA2R gene encoding thromboxane A2 receptor, producing MGWGDMEAPNGSATGRLDTCFGVFNASDGRGNVQNSIASPWFSTAFGLIGLCSNLFALCVLLSSSRKLSSRARSSFLVFLCGLVVTDFMGLLVTASVIIPYHFIKFAWAEVDPGCHLCNFLGFSMVFFGQCPLLLGATMAGERFFGINHPFSRSTSISKRRAWSIVGLVWGFSCLLGLLPVLGLGRYTLQYPGSWCFLTLLPDTGDVVFCLLFALLGIFSVLLSFIFNTVSVVTLCRVYHDRESVQRRRDSEVEMMVQLVGIMIIATICWMPLLIFIIQTVLQQLPASGRIQVLPTETQKMLLIYIRMVTWNQILDPWVYILFRRAVLQRVYPSLRPRPSILSLYPVLNPSLRRKLTTDSVLQ from the exons atggggtggggggataTGGAGGCCCCCAACGGCAGCGCAACCGGCCGGTTGGACACGTGTTTTGGGGTGTTCAACGCCAGTGACGGCCGTGGCAATGTGCAGAACAGCATCGCCTCGCCCTGGTTCTCCACCGCCTTCGGCCTCATTGGCCTCTGCTCCAACCTCTTCGCCCTCTGCGTACTGCTCAGCTCCTCCCGCAAGCTGTCCAGCCGGGCCCGCTCCTCCTTCCTCGTCTTCCTCTGCGGGCTGGTGGTTACGGACTTCATGGGGCTGCTGGTGACGGCCTCAGTCATCATCCCCTATCACTTCATCAAGTTCGCCTGGGCCGAGGTGGACCCCGGCTGTCACCTCTGCAACTTCCTCGGCTTCTCCATGGTCTTCTTCGGGCAGTGCCCACTGCTGCTGGGGGCCACCATGGCTGGCGAGAGGTTCTTCGGCATAAACCACCCCTTCTCCCGCTCCACCAGCATCTCCAAGCGCCGCGCCTGGTCCATTGTGGGGCTGGTGTGGGgcttctcctgcctgctggggctgctgccggtgctggggctggggcggtACACACTGCAGTACCCCGGCTCCTGGTGCTTCCTCACTCTCCTGCCCGACACCGGTGACGTCGTCTTCTGCCTGCTCTTCgccctgctgggcatcttctccGTGCTGCTCTCCTTCATCTTCAACACAGTCAGCGTGGTGACGCTCTGCCGGGTCTACCATGACCGGGAGTCGGTGCAGCGGCGCCGGGACAGCGAGGTGGAGATGATGGTGCAGCTCGTGGGCATCATGATCATCGCCACCATCTGCTGGATGCCCCTCCTG atCTTCATCATCCAGACggtcctgcagcagctgccgGCCAGCGGCCGGATCCAGGTGCTGCCCACGGAGACGCAGAAGATGCTGCTCATCTACATCCGCATGGTCACCTGGAACCAGATCCTGGACCCCTGGGTCTACATCCTCTTCCGACGGGCCGTGCTGCAGCGCGTCTACCCCAGCCTGCGCCCCCGGCCCTCCATCCTCTCCCTCTACCCCGTCCTCAACCCCTCCCTGCGCCGCAAGCTCACCACCGACTCCGTCCTGCAGTAG
- the CACTIN gene encoding splicing factor Cactin isoform X2 has translation MGSGSRSPARRRRSRSPRRERGRERSGSREKWRRRSRSRSGGRRREPSSGSDSGDERQKWKKKKSKSRDQHHKNQKKHRSRSRGRSSSSSSERERDKRRARSRERRRKRDGSKSSVSSVSSPSPPRSRGREETGQQLSLQERLRLKEEKKKQAALMKALETPEEKRARRLAKKEAKERKKREKMGWGEEYMGYTNTDNPFGDNNLLGTFIWSKALEKKGISHLDEKDLKERNKRIQEDNRLELQKVKQLRLEREREKAMREQELEMLQREKEAEHFKTWEEQEDNFHLQQAKLRSKIRIRDGRAKPIDLLAKYISAEDDDLAVEMHEPYTFLNGLTVSDMEDLVEDIQVYMELEQGKNVDFWRDMTIITEDEIAKLRKLEASGKGGPGERRDGVNASVSSDVQSVFKGKTYNQLQVLYQGIESKIRAGGPNLDIGYWESLLQQLKAYMARARLRERHQDVLRQKLYKLKQEQGVESEPLFPIIKREPASPSDRLDPEESIVQPGPSSEPEAEQDTEAKGEAEGEAVLMEEDLIQQSLDDYDAGKYSPRLLGANELPFDAHVLEAEEDTHRLLLLRQQLQVTGDATESADDIFFRKAKEGMGADEAQFSVEMPLTGKAYLWADKYRPRKPRFFNRVHTGFEWNKYNQTHYDFDNPPPKIVQGYKFNIFYPDLIDKRSTPEYFLEACQDNKDFAILRFHAGPPYEDIAFKIVNREWEYSHRHGFRCQFANGIFQLWFHFKRYRYRR, from the exons ATGGGCTCGGGGtcgcgcagcccggcccggcggcggcggtcGCGCtcgccgcggcgggagcggggccgggagcgctcCGGCAGCCGGGAGAAGTGGCGGCGGCGcagccggagccggagcggggggcgccgccgggagccgagCTCGGG ctccgaCTCTGGTGATGAGAGACAaaaatggaagaagaagaaaagcaaaagcagggaCCAGCACcataaaaaccagaagaaacatCGCTCGCGGTCCCGGGGTCGCTCCTCCAGCTCAAGCTCAGAGCGTGAGCGAGACAAGAGGAGAGCCCGGAGCAGAGAGCGGCGGAGGAAGAGAGATGGCTCCAAGTCTTCTGTGTCCTCCGTCAGctctccctccccgccgcgctcccggggcagggaggagacGGGGCAGCAGCTGAGCCTCCAGGAGCGCCTGAGgctgaaggaggagaagaagaagcagGCTGCGCTCATGAAAGCCTTGGAGACGCCTGAAGAGAAACGGGCTCGCCGGCTGGCCAAGAAGGAGGCCAAGGAGAGGAAGAAGCGGGAGaagatgggatggggagaggagtaCATGGGTTACACCAACACCGACAATCCCTTTGGGGACAACAACCTGCTGGGCACCTTCATCTGGAGCAAG GCGCTGGAAAAGAAAGGGATCAGCCACCTGGATGAGAAGGACCTGAAGGAGAGGAACAAGCGAATCCAGGAGGACAATCGCCTGGAGCTGCAGAAG GTGAAGCAGCTGCGCCTGGAGCGGGAGCGGGAGAAGGCAATGCGTGAGCAGGAGCTGGAGATGCTGCAGCGGGAGAAAGAGGCAGAGCACTTCAAAAcctgggaggagcaggaggacaaCTTCCACCTGCAGCAGGCCAAGCTGCG GTCTAAGATCCGGATTCGGGATGGGAGGGCGAAACCCATTGATCTTCTGGCCAAGTACATCAGCGCGGAGGATGATGACCTGGCCGTGGAGATGCACGAGCCCTACACCTTCCTGAACGGCCTGACCGTCTCCGACATGGAGGATCTGGTGGAGGACATCCAG GTTTACATGGagctggagcaagggaagaacGTGGACTTCTGGAGGGACATGACCATCATCACGGAGGATGAGATAGCCAAGCTCCGCAAACTGGAGGCTTCTGGGAAAGGAGGACCGG GGGAGCGTCGGGATGGCGTCAACGCCTCCGTCAGCTCAGACGTGCAGTCCGTGTTCAAGGGGAAGACGTACAACCAGCTGCAAGTGCTGTACCAGGGCATCGAGAGCAAGATCCGGGCAGGAGGACCCAACCTTGACATTGGGTACTGGGAgagcctgctgcagcagctgaaggctTACATGGCTCGGGCCAG GCTGCGGGAGCGGCACCAGGATGTGCTGCGCCAGAAGCTGTACAAGTTGAAGCAGGAGCAGGGTGTGGAGAGCGAACCGCTCTTCCCCATCATCAAGCGGGAGCCGGCCTCCCCCAGCGACAG GCTGGATCCAGAGGAGAGCATTGTACAGCCGGGGCCGTCCTCGGAGCCGGAGGCTGAGCAGGACACAGAGGCcaaaggagaggcagagggagaagccGTGCTGATGGAGGAGGACCTGATCCAGCAGAGCCTGGATGACTATGATGCGGGGAAGTACAGCCCCCGACTGCTGGGCGCCAACGAGCTGCCCTTTGATGCCCACGTGCTGGAGGCCGAGGAGGATACGCATCGGCTGCTGCTTCTGCGTCAGCAGCTTCAGGTCACAG GTGATGCCACCGAGAGCGCCGATGACATCTTCTTCCGTAAGGCCAAGGAGGGCATGGGCGCGGATGAGGCGCAGTTCAGCGTGGAAATGCCCCTCACGGGCAAGGCCTATCTCTGGGCTGACAAGTACCGGCCCCGCAAGCCCCGCTTCTTCAACCGGGTGCACACGGGCTTCGAGTGGAACAAGTACAACCAGACCCACTACGACTTCGACAACCCGCCCCCCAAGATCGTGCAGGGCTACAAGTTCAACATCTTCTACCCTGACCTCATCGACAAGCGCTCGACGCCTGAGTATTTCCTGGAGGCCTGCCAGGACAACAAGGACTTTGCCATCCTGCGCTTCCATGCCGGGCCCCCCTACGAGGACATCGCCTTCAAGATCGTCAACCGTGAGTGGGAGTATTCCCACCGCCACGGCTTCCGCTGCCAGTTTGCCAATGGAATCTTCCAGCTCTGGTTCCACTTCAAGCGTTACCGTTACCGCAGATGA
- the CACTIN gene encoding splicing factor Cactin isoform X1 — MGSGSRSPARRRRSRSPRRERGRERSGSREKWRRRSRSRSGGRRREPSSGSDSGDERQKWKKKKSKSRDQHHKNQKKHRSRSRGRSSSSSSERERDKRRARSRERRRKRDGSKSSVSSVSSPSPPRSRGREETGQQLSLQERLRLKEEKKKQAALMKALETPEEKRARRLAKKEAKERKKREKMGWGEEYMGYTNTDNPFGDNNLLGTFIWSKALEKKGISHLDEKDLKERNKRIQEDNRLELQKVKQLRLEREREKAMREQELEMLQREKEAEHFKTWEEQEDNFHLQQAKLRSKIRIRDGRAKPIDLLAKYISAEDDDLAVEMHEPYTFLNGLTVSDMEDLVEDIQVYMELEQGKNVDFWRDMTIITEDEIAKLRKLEASGKGGPGERRDGVNASVSSDVQSVFKGKTYNQLQVLYQGIESKIRAGGPNLDIGYWESLLQQLKAYMARARLRERHQDVLRQKLYKLKQEQGVESEPLFPIIKREPASPSDSLLFSLPCRLDPEESIVQPGPSSEPEAEQDTEAKGEAEGEAVLMEEDLIQQSLDDYDAGKYSPRLLGANELPFDAHVLEAEEDTHRLLLLRQQLQVTGDATESADDIFFRKAKEGMGADEAQFSVEMPLTGKAYLWADKYRPRKPRFFNRVHTGFEWNKYNQTHYDFDNPPPKIVQGYKFNIFYPDLIDKRSTPEYFLEACQDNKDFAILRFHAGPPYEDIAFKIVNREWEYSHRHGFRCQFANGIFQLWFHFKRYRYRR; from the exons ATGGGCTCGGGGtcgcgcagcccggcccggcggcggcggtcGCGCtcgccgcggcgggagcggggccgggagcgctcCGGCAGCCGGGAGAAGTGGCGGCGGCGcagccggagccggagcggggggcgccgccgggagccgagCTCGGG ctccgaCTCTGGTGATGAGAGACAaaaatggaagaagaagaaaagcaaaagcagggaCCAGCACcataaaaaccagaagaaacatCGCTCGCGGTCCCGGGGTCGCTCCTCCAGCTCAAGCTCAGAGCGTGAGCGAGACAAGAGGAGAGCCCGGAGCAGAGAGCGGCGGAGGAAGAGAGATGGCTCCAAGTCTTCTGTGTCCTCCGTCAGctctccctccccgccgcgctcccggggcagggaggagacGGGGCAGCAGCTGAGCCTCCAGGAGCGCCTGAGgctgaaggaggagaagaagaagcagGCTGCGCTCATGAAAGCCTTGGAGACGCCTGAAGAGAAACGGGCTCGCCGGCTGGCCAAGAAGGAGGCCAAGGAGAGGAAGAAGCGGGAGaagatgggatggggagaggagtaCATGGGTTACACCAACACCGACAATCCCTTTGGGGACAACAACCTGCTGGGCACCTTCATCTGGAGCAAG GCGCTGGAAAAGAAAGGGATCAGCCACCTGGATGAGAAGGACCTGAAGGAGAGGAACAAGCGAATCCAGGAGGACAATCGCCTGGAGCTGCAGAAG GTGAAGCAGCTGCGCCTGGAGCGGGAGCGGGAGAAGGCAATGCGTGAGCAGGAGCTGGAGATGCTGCAGCGGGAGAAAGAGGCAGAGCACTTCAAAAcctgggaggagcaggaggacaaCTTCCACCTGCAGCAGGCCAAGCTGCG GTCTAAGATCCGGATTCGGGATGGGAGGGCGAAACCCATTGATCTTCTGGCCAAGTACATCAGCGCGGAGGATGATGACCTGGCCGTGGAGATGCACGAGCCCTACACCTTCCTGAACGGCCTGACCGTCTCCGACATGGAGGATCTGGTGGAGGACATCCAG GTTTACATGGagctggagcaagggaagaacGTGGACTTCTGGAGGGACATGACCATCATCACGGAGGATGAGATAGCCAAGCTCCGCAAACTGGAGGCTTCTGGGAAAGGAGGACCGG GGGAGCGTCGGGATGGCGTCAACGCCTCCGTCAGCTCAGACGTGCAGTCCGTGTTCAAGGGGAAGACGTACAACCAGCTGCAAGTGCTGTACCAGGGCATCGAGAGCAAGATCCGGGCAGGAGGACCCAACCTTGACATTGGGTACTGGGAgagcctgctgcagcagctgaaggctTACATGGCTCGGGCCAG GCTGCGGGAGCGGCACCAGGATGTGCTGCGCCAGAAGCTGTACAAGTTGAAGCAGGAGCAGGGTGTGGAGAGCGAACCGCTCTTCCCCATCATCAAGCGGGAGCCGGCCTCCCCCAGCGACAG tcttctcttctctcttccttgcaGGCTGGATCCAGAGGAGAGCATTGTACAGCCGGGGCCGTCCTCGGAGCCGGAGGCTGAGCAGGACACAGAGGCcaaaggagaggcagagggagaagccGTGCTGATGGAGGAGGACCTGATCCAGCAGAGCCTGGATGACTATGATGCGGGGAAGTACAGCCCCCGACTGCTGGGCGCCAACGAGCTGCCCTTTGATGCCCACGTGCTGGAGGCCGAGGAGGATACGCATCGGCTGCTGCTTCTGCGTCAGCAGCTTCAGGTCACAG GTGATGCCACCGAGAGCGCCGATGACATCTTCTTCCGTAAGGCCAAGGAGGGCATGGGCGCGGATGAGGCGCAGTTCAGCGTGGAAATGCCCCTCACGGGCAAGGCCTATCTCTGGGCTGACAAGTACCGGCCCCGCAAGCCCCGCTTCTTCAACCGGGTGCACACGGGCTTCGAGTGGAACAAGTACAACCAGACCCACTACGACTTCGACAACCCGCCCCCCAAGATCGTGCAGGGCTACAAGTTCAACATCTTCTACCCTGACCTCATCGACAAGCGCTCGACGCCTGAGTATTTCCTGGAGGCCTGCCAGGACAACAAGGACTTTGCCATCCTGCGCTTCCATGCCGGGCCCCCCTACGAGGACATCGCCTTCAAGATCGTCAACCGTGAGTGGGAGTATTCCCACCGCCACGGCTTCCGCTGCCAGTTTGCCAATGGAATCTTCCAGCTCTGGTTCCACTTCAAGCGTTACCGTTACCGCAGATGA